In one Oncorhynchus nerka isolate Pitt River linkage group LG7, Oner_Uvic_2.0, whole genome shotgun sequence genomic region, the following are encoded:
- the pgd gene encoding 6-phosphogluconate dehydrogenase, decarboxylating, translating into MAEADIALIGLAVMGQNIILNMNDHGFVVCAYNRTVSKVHDFLANEAKGTKIIGAESLEDMVAKLKKPRRIVMLVKAGQAVDDFIDKLVPLLEAGDIIIDGGNSEYRDTTRRCKSLKEKNLLFVGSGVSGGEEGARYGPSLMPGGHKEAWPHIKEIFQSIAAKVGTGEPCCDWVGDEGAGHFVKMVHNGIEYGDMQLICEAYHLMKDVLGMDHDVMAQAFEDWNKTELDSFLIEITAGILKFRDTDGTHLLPKIRDAAGQKGTGKWTAISALEYGTPVTLIGEAVFARCLSALKDERVEASRSLAGPQGAKFNGDKASFLEDIRKALYASKIISYAQGFMLLRQAAKEFGWSLNYGAIALMWRGGCIIRSVFLGKIKEAFDRDAELQNLLLDTFFSNAVQDCQDSWRRAVSIGVQQGIPMPCFTTALSFYDGYRHDMLPANLLQAQRDYFGAHTYELLSNPGKYIHTNWTGHGGNVSSSSYNA; encoded by the exons ATGGCAGA AGCAGATATTGCGTTGATTGGTTTGGCTGTCATGGGCCAAAACATCATCCTGAATATGAATGATCATGGCTTTGTG GTCTGTGCATACAACCGCACTGTCTCCAAAGTGCACGATTTTCTGGCCAATGAGGCTAAAGGCACCAAGATAATAGGAGCTGAGTCGTTGGAGGACATGGTGGCCAAGCTGAAGAAGCCAAGGAGGATTGTGATGCTGGTCAAAGCCGGCCAGGCGGTGGACGACTTCATCGACAAGCTG GTCCCTCTTCTTGAGGCTGGGGACATTATCATTGATGGCGGCAATTCAGAATACAGAGACACAACA cGGCGCTGTAAGAGTCTGAAGGAGAAGAACCTGTTGTTTGTCGGCAGTGGagtcagtggaggagaagagggggctcGCTATGGACCTTCACTGATGCCAGGGGGACACAAAGAGGCCTG GCCACATATTAAAGAGATTTTCCAAAGCATCGCTGCCAAGGTGGGGACAGGAGAGCCGTGCTGTGACTGG GTTGGTGATGAGGGTGCAGGCCACTTTGTGAAGATGGTCCATAATGGTATTGAGTATGGGGACATGCAACTGATCTGCGAGGCGTACCACCTCATGAAGGATGTCCTGGGAATGGACCACGACGTGATGGCACAG GCTTTTGAAGACTGGAACAAAACGGAGTTGGACTCCTTCCTTATCGAGATCACAGCTGGCATCCTCAAGTTCAGAGACACCGACGGCACTCACCTGCTGCCTAAGATCCGGGACGCCGCCGGGCAGAAAGGCACAGGGAAGTGGACGGCTATTTCGGCTCTCGAGTACGGCACACCAGTCACCCTGAtcg GAGAGGCTGTCTTTGCCAGATGTCTGTCGGCCCTGAAGGACGAGAGAGTGGAGGCCAGCAGGAGCCTGGCCGGGCCCCAGGGAGCCAAGTTCAACGGGGACAAGGCCTCGTTCCTTGAGGACATCAGAAAG GCCCTCTATGCCTCCAAGATCATCTCGTATGCCCAGGGCTTCATGCTGCTCAGACAGGCGGCCAAAGAGTTTGGCTGGTCCCTAAACTATGGCGCCATTGCCCTGATGTGGAGGGGAGGCTGCATCATCCGAAG TGTTTTCCTGGGAAAGATCAAAGAGGCCTTTGACAGGGATGCTGAGCTGCAGAATCTGCTGTTGGATACCTTCTTCAGTAATGCTGTACAGGACTGCCAG GACTCGTGGCGCCGGGCAGTCAGCATTGGAGTGCAGCAGGGGATCCCTATGCCTTGTTTCACCACCGCCTTGTCCTTCTACGACGGCTACAGACACGACATGCTCCCGGCTAACCTCCTCCAG GCCCAGAGGGACTACTTTGGAGCACACACGTATGAACTTCTGTCAAACCCTGGCAAGTACATCCACACCAACTGGACAGGCCACGGTGGCAACGTTTCCTCTTCCTCTTACAACGCTTAA